Proteins encoded in a region of the Streptomyces violaceoruber genome:
- a CDS encoding TetR family transcriptional regulator yields MPDRTPDQPLTSRGAATHRRILDVATREFAEHGIAGARVERIVAAARTNKAQLYAYFGSKDGLFDAIFFGSLDRIVNVVPIDADDLADWAVRLYDEYLCRPDLIRLATWARLERRPAGHLVDDADRRDDAKLRAVAEAQAAGRVRPGDPFDVLALVIAMSMAWSPVSNVYAATADEPDDVHERRRALLRDAVRRATAPD; encoded by the coding sequence ATGCCCGACCGCACCCCCGACCAGCCCCTGACCTCCCGCGGCGCCGCCACCCACCGGCGCATCCTGGACGTCGCGACCCGGGAGTTCGCCGAGCACGGGATCGCCGGGGCGCGCGTCGAGCGGATCGTGGCCGCCGCCCGCACCAACAAGGCCCAGCTCTACGCGTACTTCGGCAGCAAGGACGGGCTGTTCGACGCGATCTTCTTCGGCTCGCTGGACCGCATCGTGAACGTCGTGCCGATCGACGCCGACGATCTCGCGGACTGGGCCGTGCGCCTCTACGACGAGTACCTGTGCCGCCCCGACCTGATCCGGCTGGCCACCTGGGCGCGGCTGGAGCGGCGTCCGGCGGGGCACCTGGTCGACGACGCCGACCGCCGCGACGACGCCAAGCTGCGGGCCGTCGCCGAGGCGCAGGCGGCGGGCCGGGTGCGGCCGGGGGACCCGTTCGACGTGCTGGCCCTCGTCATCGCCATGTCCATGGCCTGGTCACCGGTCAGCAACGTCTACGCGGCGACCGCCGACGAGCCCGACGACGTGCACGAACGCCGCCGCGCCCTGCTCCGCGACGCGGTCCGCCGCGCCACGGCACCGGACTGA
- a CDS encoding TerD family protein, with amino-acid sequence MAVSLSKGGNVSLTKEAPGLTEVTVGLGWDVRTTTGTDFDLDASAIAVNTQGKVYSDAHFVFFNNKQTPDNTIVHTGDNRTGEGAGDDEAINVNLAGLPADIEKIVFPVSIYDAENRSQNFGQVRNAYIRILNQAGGAEIARYDLSEDAATETAMVFGELYRNGAEWKFRAVGQGYASGLTGIAQDFGVNV; translated from the coding sequence ATGGCTGTAAGCCTGTCCAAGGGTGGCAACGTCTCGCTCACCAAGGAGGCTCCGGGCCTGACCGAAGTCACCGTGGGGCTCGGCTGGGACGTCCGCACCACCACCGGCACCGACTTCGACCTCGACGCCTCCGCGATCGCGGTCAACACGCAGGGCAAGGTCTACTCCGACGCCCACTTCGTCTTCTTCAACAACAAGCAGACGCCGGACAACACGATCGTCCACACCGGTGACAACCGCACCGGCGAGGGCGCCGGCGACGACGAGGCGATCAACGTCAACCTGGCGGGTCTGCCGGCCGACATCGAGAAGATCGTCTTCCCGGTCTCGATCTACGACGCCGAGAACCGCTCGCAGAACTTCGGCCAGGTGCGCAACGCCTACATCCGCATCCTCAACCAGGCCGGCGGCGCCGAGATCGCCCGCTACGACCTGTCCGAGGACGCGGCCACCGAGACCGCCATGGTCTTCGGCGAGCTGTACCGCAACGGCGCCGAGTGGAAGTTCCGCGCCGTCGGCCAGGGCTACGCCTCGGGCCTGACGGGCATCGCCCAGGACTTCGGCGTGAACGTCTGA
- the arfB gene encoding alternative ribosome rescue aminoacyl-tRNA hydrolase ArfB, whose amino-acid sequence MEGMSGPHVIRGSVSLPEAELVWRFSRSSGPGGQHVNTTDTAVELRFDLARTEALPEVWKQRALERLAGRLSDGVVTVRASEHRSQWRNRETAAVRLAALLAEATAPPPRPRRPTRIPRGINERRLREKKQRSDTKRGRSARGWD is encoded by the coding sequence ATGGAGGGCATGTCCGGTCCCCATGTCATCCGCGGCTCCGTCTCCCTGCCCGAGGCCGAGCTGGTCTGGCGTTTCTCGCGCTCGTCGGGGCCCGGCGGGCAGCACGTCAACACCACGGACACGGCGGTGGAGCTGCGCTTCGACCTGGCGCGGACCGAGGCCCTGCCCGAGGTGTGGAAGCAGCGGGCACTGGAGCGGCTGGCCGGGCGCCTGTCCGACGGGGTCGTCACCGTCCGCGCCTCCGAGCACCGCTCCCAGTGGCGCAACCGGGAGACCGCCGCCGTCCGCCTGGCCGCCCTCCTCGCCGAGGCCACCGCGCCCCCGCCCCGGCCCCGCAGGCCGACCCGCATACCGCGCGGCATCAACGAACGCCGGCTGCGGGAGAAGAAGCAGCGCTCGGACACCAAGCGCGGGCGCTCCGCGCGGGGCTGGGACTGA
- a CDS encoding response regulator — MTDPAARRPASAPVRILVCDDHVVVRAGLLALLDSAPGIEVVGEAGTGEEALALAARLTPDVVLMDLQLGAGIDGVETTRRLTAATGAEPARTPHVLVLTTYDTDADITRAIEAGATGYLLKAERPEELFAAIHAAAQGRTALSGPVAGRVMANLRKPRPALTDRERDILAQLATGLGNREIARALFISEATVKTHLRRIYDKLGVDTRAGAVAVAKEQRLLP, encoded by the coding sequence ATGACCGACCCCGCCGCCCGCCGCCCGGCCTCCGCCCCCGTGCGCATCCTGGTCTGCGACGACCACGTCGTCGTACGCGCCGGGCTGCTCGCCCTGCTCGACAGCGCCCCCGGCATCGAGGTGGTCGGCGAGGCGGGCACCGGCGAGGAGGCGCTCGCGCTCGCCGCACGGCTGACGCCGGACGTCGTCCTGATGGACCTTCAGCTCGGTGCGGGCATCGACGGCGTGGAGACCACCCGCCGCCTCACGGCCGCCACCGGAGCCGAACCCGCCCGGACACCGCACGTCCTGGTCCTGACCACCTACGACACCGACGCCGACATCACCCGCGCCATCGAGGCGGGCGCGACCGGATACCTGTTGAAGGCCGAACGCCCCGAGGAGCTGTTCGCGGCCATCCACGCCGCCGCCCAGGGCCGTACGGCACTGTCCGGGCCGGTCGCCGGCCGGGTCATGGCCAACCTGCGCAAGCCGCGCCCCGCCCTCACCGACCGCGAGCGCGACATCCTGGCCCAGCTCGCCACCGGGCTCGGCAACCGGGAGATCGCCCGCGCCCTGTTCATCAGCGAGGCCACGGTGAAGACGCATCTGCGCCGCATCTACGACAAGCTCGGCGTCGACACCCGGGCCGGCGCGGTCGCCGTGGCCAAGGAGCAGCGCCTGCTGCCGTGA
- a CDS encoding GlcG/HbpS family heme-binding protein, which produces MKKTLSRRARIATGGAVLAAVAAGTFGTVAANASAPEAAQDSAVSAAPAAAAGKRDTTTSTHLTIDAATEAAQAALKAAKKEGQRITVAVVDRNGNTILTMRGDGAGPQSYASAEKKAYTAVSWNAPTSELEGRLENAPNLKDIPGTLFLGGGVPVTADKAPIAGIGVAGAPSGTLDEKFARAGAAALR; this is translated from the coding sequence ATGAAGAAGACCCTCTCCCGCCGTGCCCGCATCGCCACCGGCGGTGCCGTGCTCGCCGCCGTCGCCGCCGGCACCTTCGGCACGGTGGCCGCGAACGCCTCCGCCCCCGAAGCGGCCCAGGACTCCGCGGTCTCGGCCGCCCCGGCCGCCGCGGCCGGCAAGCGCGACACCACCACCTCCACCCATCTGACGATCGACGCCGCCACCGAGGCCGCGCAGGCCGCGCTGAAGGCCGCCAAGAAGGAGGGCCAGCGGATCACGGTCGCGGTCGTCGACCGCAACGGCAACACGATCCTCACCATGCGCGGCGACGGCGCCGGTCCGCAGTCCTACGCGTCGGCCGAGAAGAAGGCGTACACGGCCGTCTCCTGGAACGCCCCGACCAGCGAGCTGGAGGGCCGCCTGGAGAACGCCCCGAACCTGAAGGACATCCCGGGCACGCTGTTCCTGGGCGGCGGCGTCCCGGTCACCGCGGACAAGGCGCCGATCGCCGGTATCGGAGTCGCGGGCGCCCCGTCCGGCACCCTGGACGAGAAGTTCGCCCGGGCCGGGGCGGCGGCGCTGCGCTAG
- a CDS encoding flavin reductase family protein, giving the protein MPNTPPLTYPGSLAAPASPLPSPASGHAEGVSNEEFRAAMSRLASGVVLVTAQEPPLDPDDPLAPRGEDVGMTATAFMSVSLDPPLVLVSLREGSRMDDLLDEQPLWAVSVLSESQRHIAGRFAMKGRVSDRLLFADIPYARGEATGAPLAGGALATLECRTEQRVPAGDHTLVIGRVLTATLPSADGGPLTYFRGRYRQLG; this is encoded by the coding sequence GTGCCGAATACTCCGCCTCTCACGTATCCCGGGTCCCTCGCGGCCCCCGCGTCCCCGTTGCCGTCGCCCGCCTCCGGGCATGCTGAGGGGGTGAGCAACGAGGAGTTCCGTGCCGCCATGTCCCGGCTGGCCTCGGGCGTGGTCCTGGTGACCGCGCAGGAGCCGCCGCTGGACCCGGACGACCCGCTGGCGCCGCGCGGCGAGGACGTCGGGATGACGGCCACCGCCTTCATGTCGGTGTCCCTGGACCCGCCGCTGGTCCTGGTCAGCCTGCGCGAGGGCTCCCGCATGGACGACCTGCTGGACGAACAGCCCCTGTGGGCCGTGTCGGTCCTCTCCGAGAGCCAGCGGCACATCGCGGGCCGCTTCGCGATGAAGGGCCGCGTCAGCGACCGCCTCCTGTTCGCGGACATCCCGTACGCGCGGGGGGAGGCGACCGGGGCGCCCCTGGCCGGCGGCGCCCTGGCGACCCTGGAGTGCCGCACCGAACAGCGGGTGCCGGCCGGCGACCACACGCTGGTGATCGGCCGGGTCCTGACCGCCACCCTGCCGAGCGCGGACGGCGGCCCGCTGACCTACTTCCGGGGCCGGTACCGGCAGCTGGGCTGA
- a CDS encoding M1 family metallopeptidase, which produces MRTPRLLVAAATVVALAACSGGGAVEGTPGGSGVRDPYFPKAGNGGYDIGHYDLRLDYAPDADAGSGAGHLTGTATITARATRDLSAFDLDLKGLDVEEVTVEGRDARFNRAGQELTVRPAEELNDGETFRVTVRYSGEPETITDPDDSEEGWLPTADGAVGLGEPTGSMAWFPGSHHPSDKATYDLAMTVPEGLGVVSNGELRDERTRGGRTTFTWHTAEPMASHVVTVAVGEWETARSTTDDGLPVYTAVDPTQADASRKVLKRIPEIMNWAGENFGPYPFSSTGAIVDRDEDAGYALETQNRPYFPGTPDTVLLVHELAHQWYGNSVSPKTWRDMWLNEGFATYAEWLWEEDHDGDTAQETFEALYDGTYYDDEDANDSIWAFPPADPPDAAHISDSPVYQRGAMVLHKIRETVGDDAFRELLHGWAAAHRHGNADTEDFTAYVERSAPDEDFSEIWADWLRGDGRPDAP; this is translated from the coding sequence GTGCGCACCCCCCGTCTGCTCGTAGCCGCCGCCACCGTCGTCGCCCTCGCGGCGTGCAGTGGCGGCGGCGCGGTCGAGGGCACTCCCGGCGGCTCGGGCGTGCGCGACCCGTACTTCCCCAAGGCGGGCAACGGGGGCTACGACATCGGTCACTACGACCTGAGGCTGGACTACGCCCCCGACGCCGATGCCGGCTCCGGCGCCGGGCACCTCACCGGCACCGCGACGATCACCGCCCGTGCGACCCGCGACCTGTCGGCCTTCGACCTCGACCTCAAGGGCCTGGACGTGGAGGAGGTCACGGTCGAGGGCCGGGACGCCCGGTTCAACCGGGCCGGACAGGAACTGACGGTCCGCCCGGCCGAGGAGCTGAACGACGGGGAGACGTTCCGGGTGACCGTCCGGTACTCCGGCGAGCCGGAGACCATCACCGATCCCGACGACTCCGAGGAGGGCTGGCTGCCCACCGCCGACGGCGCGGTCGGGCTGGGCGAGCCGACGGGCTCGATGGCCTGGTTCCCCGGCAGCCACCACCCCTCCGACAAGGCGACGTACGACCTCGCGATGACCGTGCCCGAGGGCCTCGGCGTGGTCTCCAACGGCGAGTTGCGGGACGAGCGGACCCGGGGCGGCCGTACGACGTTCACCTGGCACACCGCCGAGCCGATGGCGAGCCATGTCGTCACCGTCGCCGTCGGTGAGTGGGAGACCGCCCGTTCCACCACGGACGACGGTCTGCCGGTGTACACGGCCGTCGACCCGACGCAGGCCGACGCGAGCCGGAAGGTCCTGAAGCGGATCCCCGAGATCATGAACTGGGCCGGGGAGAACTTCGGCCCCTATCCCTTCTCCTCCACCGGCGCGATCGTCGACCGCGACGAGGACGCCGGGTACGCCCTGGAGACCCAGAACCGGCCCTACTTCCCCGGCACCCCCGACACCGTCCTGCTCGTCCACGAACTCGCCCACCAGTGGTACGGGAACTCCGTCAGCCCGAAGACCTGGCGGGACATGTGGCTCAACGAGGGCTTCGCCACCTACGCGGAGTGGCTGTGGGAGGAGGACCACGACGGCGACACCGCGCAGGAGACCTTCGAGGCGCTCTACGACGGCACGTACTACGACGACGAGGACGCGAACGACTCGATCTGGGCGTTCCCGCCCGCGGACCCGCCCGACGCCGCGCACATCTCCGACAGCCCCGTCTACCAGCGGGGCGCGATGGTCCTGCACAAGATCCGCGAGACGGTCGGCGACGACGCCTTCCGGGAGTTGCTGCACGGCTGGGCCGCCGCCCACCGCCACGGCAACGCGGACACCGAGGACTTCACGGCGTACGTGGAGAGGTCGGCGCCGGACGAGGACTTCTCGGAGATCTGGGCGGACTGGCTGCGCGGGGACGGCCGGCCGGACGCGCCGTGA
- the cdgB gene encoding diguanylate cyclase CdgB, with amino-acid sequence METDSEPYVRLASLRQLHQAMADMNKARSLADTLQAVADGVVQALNYELACVNLVGPDGDLVVAAFAGNPAAEALITGRSGSRESWDRRLGMGEQWGDLIFIPHTEGWVLDDDDVPQWYTDGPAPRFEDEWHPSDRLFAPMYAPGPQGGGNSGELIGVLSVDRPRNGRRPGAWGREALQMYAFQAAIAISNARLRSNMQRALVRLERDQQALRASEESFRQAFEYAPSGMAIAEMGGDQHGRILRTNDALCRLLGRRASSMRRYAFSDLVHPEDIGTLLRTSAEGGRAELRLGRRDGTYVWVSLRNSVVADAADGPRFLLTHVEDIEERKRRELHLAHRASHDSLTGLPNSAELRSRLAARLCQRPQSSHAVADAMDAAYGNSAVFDSGGHTFDFSVAAEPYGAFDHHVHAVAPEDGRDDGTKGLAVLFCDLDGFKSINDRFGHNAGDAVLIEVARRLSGGVRDGDTVARLGGDEFVILANGLGRADAQDLAVRLRGEIIQPIRAEGRAVRVGASFGIGWAHCGMTADEVLKSADERMYVEKRSRPKQHRRAG; translated from the coding sequence ATGGAGACCGACTCGGAGCCCTATGTCCGCCTTGCGTCCCTGCGTCAGCTGCACCAGGCCATGGCCGACATGAACAAGGCCCGCAGCCTGGCCGACACCCTGCAGGCCGTCGCGGACGGCGTCGTCCAGGCCCTCAACTACGAGCTGGCGTGCGTCAACCTGGTCGGCCCCGACGGCGACCTCGTCGTCGCCGCCTTCGCGGGCAACCCGGCCGCCGAGGCGCTCATCACCGGCCGTTCGGGCTCCCGGGAGTCCTGGGACCGGCGCCTGGGCATGGGCGAGCAGTGGGGCGACCTGATCTTCATACCCCACACCGAGGGCTGGGTCCTCGACGACGACGACGTCCCGCAGTGGTACACCGACGGGCCCGCGCCCCGCTTCGAGGACGAGTGGCACCCCTCGGACCGGCTCTTCGCCCCGATGTACGCGCCGGGCCCCCAGGGCGGCGGCAACAGCGGCGAGCTGATCGGCGTCCTGTCCGTGGACCGGCCGCGCAACGGCCGCCGTCCCGGCGCCTGGGGCCGCGAGGCTTTGCAGATGTACGCGTTCCAGGCCGCCATCGCGATCAGCAACGCCCGGCTCCGCTCCAACATGCAGCGCGCCCTGGTCCGCCTGGAGCGCGACCAGCAGGCGCTCAGGGCCAGCGAGGAGAGCTTCCGGCAGGCCTTCGAGTACGCCCCCTCCGGCATGGCCATCGCCGAGATGGGCGGCGACCAGCACGGCCGCATCCTGCGCACCAACGACGCCCTGTGCCGGCTGCTGGGCCGCCGGGCCTCCTCGATGCGCCGCTACGCCTTCTCCGACCTCGTGCACCCCGAGGACATCGGCACCCTGCTGCGCACCTCCGCCGAGGGCGGCCGGGCCGAGCTGCGCCTGGGCCGCCGCGACGGCACCTACGTCTGGGTCTCGCTGCGCAACAGCGTCGTCGCCGACGCCGCCGACGGACCGCGCTTCCTGCTCACCCACGTCGAGGACATAGAGGAGCGCAAGCGGCGCGAGCTGCACCTCGCCCACCGCGCCTCCCACGACTCCCTGACCGGCCTGCCGAACAGCGCCGAGCTGCGCTCCCGGCTGGCCGCCCGGCTCTGCCAGCGCCCGCAGTCGTCGCACGCGGTGGCCGACGCCATGGACGCCGCCTACGGGAACTCCGCCGTGTTCGACTCCGGCGGCCACACCTTCGACTTCTCCGTCGCCGCCGAGCCGTACGGCGCCTTCGACCACCACGTGCACGCCGTGGCCCCCGAGGACGGGCGCGACGACGGCACCAAGGGGCTCGCGGTCCTCTTCTGCGACCTGGACGGCTTCAAGTCGATCAACGACCGGTTCGGGCACAACGCGGGCGACGCCGTCCTCATCGAGGTCGCCCGGCGGCTCAGCGGCGGCGTCCGCGACGGCGACACCGTGGCCCGGCTCGGCGGCGACGAGTTCGTGATCCTCGCCAACGGGCTCGGCCGGGCCGACGCCCAGGACCTCGCCGTACGGCTGCGGGGCGAGATCATCCAGCCGATCCGGGCCGAGGGCCGGGCCGTCCGCGTGGGCGCCAGCTTCGGCATCGGCTGGGCCCACTGCGGCATGACGGCGGACGAGGTGCTCAAGTCCGCCGACGAACGGATGTACGTCGAGAAACGATCTCGTCCCAAACAGCACCGCCGCGCCGGATGA
- a CDS encoding GNAT family N-acetyltransferase produces the protein MILTPLALTPDHDIPGPVLTELTALYASHRAFHALSGDFPDPEDIRPEQVATALADELARPGAEVLLARDAGRLVGVAVTLARHPDPSDPDPWIGLLMVDAGLTRQGHGSRLVSLVEDRFRAAGRTAVRLAVLDGNTDALSFWTALGYRVLDHRRDLGAERPCTVLRRELASDKPRTPRRAARVAVLDPEGAVFLLRYDNVEVGVHWAMPGGGLEADENPREGALREVREETGWTDLEPGPLLCTWEHDFTHLSVGPVRQYEHIYVAQGPRREPTGPHLAAAHAADGILTWRWWSRAELAEAPEPLWPPDLALLLETFGGREG, from the coding sequence GTGATCCTCACCCCGCTCGCCCTCACCCCCGACCACGACATCCCGGGCCCCGTGCTCACCGAACTGACCGCCCTCTACGCCTCCCACCGCGCCTTCCACGCGCTCAGCGGCGACTTCCCCGACCCGGAGGACATCCGTCCGGAGCAGGTCGCGACCGCGCTCGCCGACGAACTGGCGCGGCCCGGCGCCGAGGTGCTGCTGGCCAGGGACGCGGGCCGGCTGGTCGGGGTCGCGGTGACGCTCGCCCGGCACCCCGACCCGTCCGACCCGGACCCCTGGATCGGGCTGCTGATGGTGGACGCGGGGCTGACCCGGCAGGGCCACGGCAGTCGGCTCGTCTCCCTCGTCGAGGACCGTTTCCGCGCCGCGGGCCGCACCGCCGTACGGCTCGCCGTCCTCGACGGCAACACCGACGCGCTCTCCTTCTGGACGGCCCTCGGCTACCGGGTCCTGGACCACCGCCGCGACCTCGGGGCCGAGCGCCCCTGCACCGTGCTGCGCAGGGAGTTGGCGAGCGACAAGCCGCGCACCCCGCGCCGCGCCGCCCGCGTCGCCGTGCTCGACCCCGAGGGCGCCGTCTTCCTCCTGCGCTACGACAACGTCGAGGTCGGCGTGCACTGGGCGATGCCCGGCGGCGGCCTGGAGGCGGATGAGAACCCCCGCGAGGGCGCCCTGCGCGAGGTGCGCGAGGAGACCGGCTGGACCGACCTGGAACCGGGCCCGCTGCTCTGCACCTGGGAACACGACTTCACCCACCTGAGCGTCGGCCCCGTCCGCCAGTACGAGCACATCTACGTCGCCCAGGGGCCCCGCCGGGAGCCCACCGGCCCCCACCTGGCCGCCGCGCACGCCGCGGACGGCATCCTCACCTGGCGCTGGTGGAGCCGGGCCGAACTCGCCGAGGCGCCCGAGCCGCTCTGGCCGCCGGACCTGGCCCTGCTGCTGGAGACGTTCGGGGGCCGCGAGGGGTGA
- a CDS encoding GNAT family N-acetyltransferase, translated as MTTSTGPRLEPITPANIEAALAIRVRPEQEFAVDPVVKSLAEAYVHPGKAWPRLILDGERPVGFLMGFFGVDWYDDGSALRSGLWRLNIAAEEQGRGYGRFAVRAVAAEIRRRGGTECFVTWHPGEHGPENFYLGLGFRPNGEKSEEETVGVLELD; from the coding sequence ATGACGACCAGCACCGGGCCCCGACTGGAGCCGATCACGCCCGCGAACATCGAGGCCGCCCTCGCCATCCGGGTGCGCCCCGAGCAGGAGTTCGCCGTCGACCCGGTGGTGAAGTCCCTCGCCGAGGCCTACGTCCACCCCGGGAAGGCCTGGCCGCGCCTGATCCTCGACGGCGAGCGTCCGGTCGGCTTCCTCATGGGCTTCTTCGGCGTCGACTGGTACGACGACGGCAGCGCGCTGCGCTCCGGCCTGTGGCGGCTGAACATCGCGGCGGAGGAGCAGGGCCGGGGATACGGCCGCTTCGCCGTGCGGGCGGTGGCCGCCGAGATACGGCGCCGCGGCGGCACGGAGTGCTTCGTCACCTGGCACCCCGGCGAGCACGGACCCGAGAACTTCTACCTGGGCCTCGGCTTCCGTCCGAACGGGGAGAAGTCCGAGGAGGAGACGGTCGGCGTGCTGGAGCTGGACTGA
- a CDS encoding sensor histidine kinase — protein MPKPYDSYASNTSGDTADADRRWLGAVMHVAFFLLLGGALARFLLRHPGEPRTPWILALSLTLAVLHLLGPVLSGPGPSGPGTPAARRRLVRLGLVVVVWMVLVVLAPSFSWCAVPLFYTGLRTLPTRAALVLVTVLTVLVVAAQFRLAGGFDPNLLLAPPAVAAIAAAVFLHTERQAARQRALIDDLIRTRRELAASERREGTLAERQRLSMEIHDSLAQGLSSQRMLLQAAERVWESDQDKARAHVRGAASVAEHNLAEARRFVHDLAPADLARGGGLEAALRALAARESGDHLTVRVHVDDGTRVPPLPDRVQSALLRIAQGALANVREHAGASTAALSLTLLDDEVVLDVTDDGHGFDPAGPSDAPAGTRGHGLPAMHARLRQLGGTLTVESAPGEGTALSAAIPLDPPRTDPADPAGPQEAPR, from the coding sequence ATGCCGAAGCCGTACGACTCCTACGCCTCGAACACCTCGGGTGACACGGCCGACGCGGACCGCCGGTGGCTCGGCGCCGTGATGCACGTGGCGTTCTTCCTGCTGCTCGGCGGTGCCCTCGCCCGCTTCCTGCTGCGCCACCCCGGAGAGCCCCGCACCCCGTGGATCCTCGCGCTGTCCCTCACCCTCGCGGTGCTGCACCTGCTCGGGCCGGTCCTGAGCGGCCCCGGGCCGTCCGGTCCCGGCACCCCGGCCGCCCGGCGACGGCTGGTCCGGCTGGGCCTCGTGGTCGTGGTGTGGATGGTGCTCGTCGTCCTCGCACCCAGCTTCTCCTGGTGTGCGGTGCCCCTCTTCTACACCGGACTGCGCACTCTGCCCACCCGGGCGGCGCTGGTGCTGGTCACCGTCCTGACGGTGCTCGTCGTCGCCGCGCAGTTCCGTCTCGCCGGGGGGTTCGACCCCAACCTGCTGCTCGCCCCGCCCGCCGTCGCCGCGATCGCCGCGGCCGTGTTCCTGCACACCGAACGGCAGGCGGCCCGGCAGCGCGCCCTGATCGACGACCTGATCCGCACCCGCCGCGAACTCGCCGCCTCCGAACGCCGCGAGGGCACCCTCGCGGAGCGCCAGCGGCTGTCGATGGAGATCCACGACAGTCTCGCCCAGGGCCTGTCCAGCCAGCGGATGCTGCTTCAGGCCGCCGAGCGGGTCTGGGAGTCGGACCAGGACAAGGCCCGCGCCCATGTCCGGGGCGCCGCCTCCGTCGCCGAGCACAACCTGGCCGAGGCCCGCCGCTTCGTCCACGACCTGGCCCCGGCCGACCTCGCCCGCGGCGGCGGCCTGGAGGCGGCGCTGCGGGCCCTGGCCGCCCGGGAGTCCGGCGACCACCTCACCGTCCGCGTCCACGTCGACGACGGGACCCGCGTGCCGCCGCTGCCCGACCGCGTCCAGTCGGCCCTGCTGCGCATCGCCCAGGGCGCCCTGGCCAACGTCCGGGAGCACGCGGGCGCGTCCACCGCCGCGCTCAGCCTCACCCTCCTCGACGACGAGGTCGTCCTGGACGTCACCGACGACGGACACGGCTTCGACCCCGCCGGGCCGTCCGACGCCCCCGCCGGGACGCGCGGGCACGGGCTGCCGGCCATGCACGCCCGCCTGCGCCAGCTCGGCGGCACCCTGACCGTCGAGTCCGCGCCCGGCGAGGGCACCGCCCTGTCCGCCGCGATCCCCCTGGACCCGCCCCGAACCGACCCGGCAGATCCGGCCGGCCCGCAGGAGGCCCCCCGATGA
- a CDS encoding NAD(P)-dependent alcohol dehydrogenase has product MRTTVGWQATGPTLRRAPLERRDLRPDDLAVRVDYCGVCHTDLHAVRAGAADGSGPRPLVPGHEFTGVVTETGTAVTRFRPGDPVAVGNIVDSCGTCAMCRIGQENFCHSFPTLTYGGTDRRDGSTTLGGYSREYVLGERFAYALPAALDPAAAAPLLCAGITVWEPLRALGAGPGTRVAVAGLGGLGHLAVKLAVALGADTSVISRSPDKAEDARRLGARELVVSTDPERLAAARERFDIVVDTVSAPHDLGAYLRLVALDGTLSHLGHLGPVTVETLDLLIGRKKLSSAGSGGRKGTAEMLAFCAEHGITADIELLPSARVNEALDRLDRGDVRHRFVLDLSDLDHSGLPDLGLSDPSDPDLRGPDRSGPQDPAAG; this is encoded by the coding sequence ATGAGGACCACCGTGGGCTGGCAGGCGACCGGGCCGACGCTGCGCCGCGCACCGCTGGAACGGCGCGACCTGCGCCCCGACGACCTCGCCGTCCGGGTCGACTACTGCGGCGTCTGCCACACGGACCTGCACGCCGTCCGGGCCGGGGCCGCCGACGGCAGCGGCCCGCGGCCCCTCGTACCGGGGCACGAGTTCACGGGCGTGGTGACCGAGACCGGCACCGCCGTCACCCGCTTCCGGCCCGGAGACCCGGTCGCGGTCGGCAACATCGTCGACTCCTGCGGCACCTGCGCCATGTGCCGGATCGGCCAGGAGAACTTCTGCCACTCCTTCCCCACCCTGACCTACGGCGGCACCGACCGCCGCGACGGATCGACCACCCTCGGCGGCTACTCCCGTGAGTACGTGCTCGGCGAACGGTTCGCGTACGCCCTCCCGGCCGCTCTGGACCCGGCCGCCGCCGCCCCGCTCCTGTGCGCCGGGATCACCGTCTGGGAGCCCCTGCGCGCCCTCGGCGCCGGACCCGGCACCCGCGTCGCCGTGGCCGGTCTCGGCGGCCTCGGCCACCTCGCCGTGAAACTCGCGGTCGCGCTCGGCGCCGACACCTCGGTGATCAGCCGGTCGCCGGACAAGGCCGAGGACGCGCGCAGACTGGGCGCGCGTGAACTCGTCGTCTCGACGGACCCCGAGCGGTTGGCCGCCGCCCGCGAGCGGTTCGACATCGTCGTGGACACCGTCTCCGCCCCGCACGACCTCGGCGCCTACCTCCGCCTGGTCGCGCTGGACGGCACGCTCAGCCACCTCGGGCACCTCGGACCGGTCACCGTGGAGACCCTCGACCTGCTCATCGGCCGCAAGAAACTCAGCTCCGCGGGCAGCGGCGGCCGGAAGGGCACCGCCGAGATGCTGGCCTTCTGCGCCGAGCACGGCATCACCGCCGACATCGAACTCCTCCCCTCCGCCCGCGTGAACGAGGCCCTCGACCGCCTGGACCGGGGCGACGTCCGCCACCGCTTCGTCCTCGACCTCTCCGACCTCGACCACTCCGGACTCCCCGACCTCGGCCTCTCCGACCCCTCCGACCCCGACCTCCGCGGCCCGGATCGGTCCGGGCCGCAGGACCCGGCGGCCGGATAG